In Finegoldia magna ATCC 53516, a genomic segment contains:
- the rplN gene encoding 50S ribosomal protein L14 produces MIQQESRLRVADNSGAKELLVIRVLGGTKRKYAAIGDIVVCSVKSAQPGGMVKKGDVVKAVIVRTTKPLGRADGSYIRFDDNAAVIIKDDKNPVGTRIFGSVTRELRANNFMKIISLAPEVL; encoded by the coding sequence ATGATTCAACAAGAAAGTCGTTTGAGAGTTGCAGATAACTCTGGTGCAAAAGAACTACTAGTAATAAGAGTTTTAGGTGGTACTAAAAGAAAGTACGCAGCTATCGGAGACATCGTAGTTTGCTCAGTTAAATCTGCACAACCGGGCGGTATGGTTAAAAAAGGTGATGTAGTAAAAGCTGTTATCGTAAGAACAACTAAACCATTGGGAAGAGCTGATGGAAGTTACATCAGATTTGACGATAACGCAGCTGTAATTATAAAAGATGATAAAAATCCAGTGGGAACAAGAATTTTTGGTTCAGTAACTCGTGAATTGAGAGCCAATAACTTCATGAAAATAATCTCATTGGCACCTGAAGTATTATAA
- the rplX gene encoding 50S ribosomal protein L24: MKIKNGDTVIVISGKDKGKTGNVIEVLAKQNRVVVEGVNIVTKHQKANGRGVESGLIKKEAPIDVSNVMYYDAKNKKGTRLGYKFEDGKKVRFMKSNNETIK, from the coding sequence ATGAAGATTAAAAATGGAGATACTGTAATAGTTATTTCTGGTAAGGATAAAGGAAAGACTGGAAATGTTATTGAAGTATTAGCCAAACAAAATAGAGTAGTAGTAGAAGGAGTTAACATAGTTACTAAACACCAAAAAGCTAACGGACGTGGTGTTGAAAGCGGACTAATCAAAAAAGAAGCTCCTATTGATGTTTCAAACGTAATGTATTATGATGCTAAAAACAAGAAAGGCACAAGATTAGGTTACAAGTTTGAAGACGGTAAGAAAGTTAGATTTATGAAATCTAACAACGAAACTATTAAGTAA
- the rplE gene encoding 50S ribosomal protein L5, giving the protein MTSRLKEKYTNEVVPFLVERFKYENIMQVPRLEKIVLNMGLGSSKENPKAIESAVKELETITGQHPIVTKARKSIANFKLREGMNVGVKVTLRGEKMYDFLDKFMNISLPRVRDFRGISSKSFDGRGNYAVGIKEQLIFPEIEYDMVDQIRGMDIVVVTTANTDEEAKELLDKMGMPFKK; this is encoded by the coding sequence TTGACTTCCAGATTAAAAGAAAAATATACAAATGAAGTTGTTCCTTTCTTGGTTGAACGTTTCAAATATGAAAACATCATGCAAGTTCCAAGATTGGAAAAAATCGTGCTTAACATGGGTTTAGGTTCTTCAAAAGAAAATCCTAAAGCTATCGAAAGCGCTGTTAAAGAATTAGAAACAATTACAGGACAACACCCAATTGTAACAAAAGCAAGAAAATCTATCGCTAACTTCAAACTTAGAGAAGGAATGAATGTTGGTGTTAAAGTTACATTACGTGGTGAAAAAATGTATGATTTCTTAGATAAATTTATGAACATTTCTCTTCCACGTGTAAGAGACTTTAGAGGTATTTCTTCTAAATCTTTCGATGGTAGAGGAAACTATGCTGTAGGTATCAAAGAACAATTAATCTTCCCTGAAATTGAATACGATATGGTAGATCAAATTAGAGGTATGGATATTGTGGTCGTTACTACTGCAAACACTGACGAAGAAGCTAAGGAATTATTAGACAAAATGGGAATGCCATTTAAGAAATAA
- a CDS encoding type Z 30S ribosomal protein S14 gives MAKKSMIAKQKRPAKFSTREYNRCKICGRPHGYLKKYGICRICFRELAYKGEIPGVRKASW, from the coding sequence GTGGCTAAAAAATCAATGATCGCAAAACAAAAAAGACCTGCAAAGTTTAGCACGAGAGAATATAACAGATGCAAAATTTGTGGTAGACCTCACGGATATTTAAAGAAATATGGCATCTGCCGTATATGCTTTAGAGAATTGGCTTATAAAGGCGAAATCCCTGGCGTAAGAAAAGCAAGCTGGTAA
- the rpsH gene encoding 30S ribosomal protein S8, translating into MMTDPIADMLTRIRNAVNAKHKVVEVPASNIKKSIAQILLDEGFIDGFNVTDDGKQGIITIDLKYGPNEEKVISGIKRISKPGLRVYARANEVPKVLGGLGIAIVSTSKGLVTDKVARKEGIGGEVICYVW; encoded by the coding sequence ATGATGACTGATCCTATAGCAGATATGCTAACAAGAATAAGAAACGCGGTTAATGCGAAACATAAAGTTGTTGAAGTTCCTGCATCTAATATCAAAAAATCAATAGCACAAATTTTATTAGATGAAGGATTTATCGATGGTTTCAATGTTACTGATGATGGTAAACAAGGAATCATTACAATAGATTTAAAATATGGTCCTAACGAAGAAAAAGTAATTTCAGGTATCAAGAGAATATCTAAACCTGGACTTCGTGTCTATGCCAGAGCAAATGAAGTTCCTAAGGTTTTAGGCGGACTTGGTATTGCTATTGTCTCTACATCAAAAGGCCTTGTAACTGATAAAGTTGCTAGAAAAGAAGGTATTGGTGGAGAAGTAATTTGTTACGTATGGTAA
- the rplF gene encoding 50S ribosomal protein L6 yields the protein MSRIGLKPIEIPNGVEVKITEDNLCTVKGPKGELVQQMPKEMIIKVEDNTITVSRPSDIKRHKSLHGLTRTLVFNMIEGVTEGFKKTLIIEGTGYRAAKQGKKLVLNLGYSHTIEKEDPEGITVEVPEQHTIIVSGNDKQQVGNYSAKIRDLRGPEPYKGKGIRYENEHIRRKVGKTGK from the coding sequence ATGTCAAGAATTGGATTAAAACCAATTGAAATTCCTAATGGCGTTGAAGTAAAAATAACTGAAGACAATTTGTGTACTGTAAAAGGACCAAAAGGTGAATTAGTTCAACAAATGCCAAAGGAAATGATTATCAAAGTAGAAGATAATACAATCACAGTTTCAAGACCTTCAGACATTAAAAGACACAAATCACTTCATGGTTTAACAAGAACTCTTGTTTTTAACATGATTGAAGGTGTTACTGAAGGATTTAAGAAAACTTTAATTATAGAAGGTACTGGTTACAGAGCAGCAAAACAAGGTAAAAAATTAGTGTTAAACTTGGGATACTCTCACACAATTGAAAAAGAAGATCCAGAAGGAATCACAGTAGAAGTACCAGAACAACACACAATAATTGTAAGTGGTAACGACAAGCAACAAGTTGGTAACTACTCTGCAAAAATCAGAGACCTAAGAGGACCTGAACCATACAAAGGTAAAGGTATCAGATATGAAAATGAACATATTAGACGTAAAGTCGGTAAAACAGGTAAGTAA
- the rplR gene encoding 50S ribosomal protein L18, which translates to MFKKIDKNANRVKRHLRIRKNLTGTSEKPRLCVFKSNTNIYAQLIDDVNHNTLVSASTLDKDYKGESKSNMEAAKLVGELIGKKAIDKGIEQCVFDRSGYLYHGKVKELAEGARSAGLKF; encoded by the coding sequence ATGTTTAAGAAAATTGATAAAAACGCAAATAGAGTTAAAAGACATTTACGTATTCGTAAGAACCTTACAGGAACTTCTGAAAAACCAAGATTATGCGTATTCAAGTCTAATACTAACATCTATGCACAATTAATCGATGATGTTAACCACAACACATTAGTATCTGCATCAACATTAGATAAAGATTACAAAGGCGAATCAAAATCTAACATGGAAGCTGCAAAACTTGTTGGTGAATTAATCGGTAAAAAAGCTATCGACAAAGGCATTGAACAATGCGTATTTGACAGATCTGGATATTTATATCACGGAAAAGTTAAAGAATTAGCTGAAGGTGCTAGAAGCGCCGGACTTAAATTTTAG
- the rpsE gene encoding 30S ribosomal protein S5, protein MELLNKEIEGLELEERVVNINRVAKVVKGGRNFRFAALVVVGDKNGHVGVGIGKAQEVPEAIRKASQDAKKHIFTVPIVNTTIPHQVTGIFGAGRVLLKPAGEGTGVIAGGPVRAVCELAGIKDVRSKSLGTSNPQNIVNATVEGLKSLKTAEQVAKLRGKSVEEILK, encoded by the coding sequence TTGGAACTTTTAAATAAAGAAATAGAAGGTTTAGAATTAGAAGAAAGAGTTGTAAATATTAACCGTGTAGCTAAGGTTGTTAAGGGTGGTAGAAACTTTAGATTCGCAGCCCTTGTAGTAGTTGGAGATAAAAACGGACACGTTGGTGTTGGTATTGGTAAAGCACAAGAAGTACCAGAAGCTATCAGAAAAGCAAGCCAAGACGCTAAAAAACACATCTTCACAGTTCCTATCGTAAACACAACTATTCCTCACCAAGTAACAGGAATATTCGGTGCTGGTAGAGTATTATTGAAACCAGCTGGAGAAGGTACTGGAGTTATCGCAGGCGGTCCTGTTCGTGCGGTATGTGAATTAGCAGGTATCAAAGACGTTCGTTCTAAATCATTGGGAACATCAAACCCTCAAAACATTGTTAATGCAACTGTAGAAGGACTTAAATCACTTAAGACAGCTGAACAAGTAGCTAAATTAAGAGGAAAGTCTGTAGAAGAAATTTTAAAATAA
- the rpmD gene encoding 50S ribosomal protein L30: MSKLKITLKKSKIGRIEKHIRTCEALGLHKIGQSVIKEDNDAIRGMIRHIAFMVDVEEVK, encoded by the coding sequence GTGAGTAAATTAAAGATCACTCTTAAAAAGAGCAAAATCGGTAGAATTGAAAAACACATTAGAACTTGTGAAGCCCTTGGACTTCATAAAATCGGACAATCAGTAATCAAAGAAGACAATGATGCAATTCGTGGAATGATTAGACACATTGCATTCATGGTTGACGTTGAAGAAGTTAAGTAG
- the rplO gene encoding 50S ribosomal protein L15 — protein MKLHNLRPAKGGEVKARKRVGRGYGSGLGHNAGRGRDGQNSRSGGGVRPGFEGGQMPLFRRLPKRGFKNHFAKQYAEINIRDLNCFEDGDEITPEILANAGFFKPVKAKDGVKILGDGELTKKLTIKANKFTKSAEEKITKAGGKVEVI, from the coding sequence GTGAAATTACACAACTTAAGACCTGCTAAAGGTGGAGAAGTAAAAGCAAGAAAAAGAGTTGGTAGAGGTTACGGTTCAGGATTAGGACACAATGCTGGACGTGGTAGAGACGGACAAAACTCAAGATCAGGCGGAGGCGTAAGACCAGGATTTGAAGGGGGTCAAATGCCTTTATTCAGAAGACTTCCTAAGAGAGGCTTCAAAAACCACTTCGCAAAACAATACGCTGAAATCAACATCAGAGACTTAAATTGTTTTGAAGATGGAGATGAAATAACACCAGAAATTCTAGCAAACGCAGGATTCTTTAAACCAGTTAAGGCAAAAGACGGCGTTAAGATTTTAGGTGACGGAGAATTAACTAAGAAATTAACTATAAAAGCTAATAAATTTACTAAATCAGCTGAAGAAAAAATTACAAAAGCCGGAGGAAAGGTAGAGGTGATTTAA
- the secY gene encoding preprotein translocase subunit SecY, translating to MLKTLKDAWKVLDIRKRIGFTLLMVVVFRLGNAIPVPFMDKAIIKQIMSGQEGGIVSLLNLLSGGSLRQMSIFALSIYPYITASIILQLLTVAFPRLGELTREGEEGKKRMGKYTKICSIILAFIQGYATVNGLFNRAIVDKSFLTGFVILISLVAGSMFLVWLGEMITERGIGNGISILIFLGIISNMPRQIGTMIYQSRQGMLSWWKILLFVLIAIIILVVVVLINQGERRIPVQYAKRVVGRKMYGGQSTHIPIKVNMGGVMPVIFASAILQLPQTIALLFGKDMPGWLAHIFTVQTTSGLVIFSIVNMLLIIIFAFFYSAIQFNTVEYAKNLQQYGGFIMGIRPGKPTGMYLKKISDRVTFIGAIILALVASAPMLISKAIGIQILFGGTSIIIVVGVVLDTVKQMESMLTMKHYKGFLK from the coding sequence ATGCTTAAAACCTTAAAAGACGCATGGAAGGTTTTAGACATTCGTAAAAGAATCGGCTTTACTCTACTAATGGTTGTAGTTTTTAGATTAGGTAATGCAATACCGGTTCCTTTTATGGATAAGGCCATTATTAAACAAATAATGAGTGGTCAAGAAGGCGGAATAGTTTCTTTATTGAACCTATTAAGTGGGGGATCATTGAGACAAATGAGCATATTTGCTCTTTCAATATACCCTTACATTACCGCTTCAATCATTCTTCAACTTTTAACAGTAGCATTTCCTAGATTAGGAGAACTTACTCGTGAAGGTGAAGAAGGAAAGAAGAGAATGGGTAAATACACTAAAATCTGTAGTATAATTTTGGCATTCATACAAGGATATGCTACAGTTAATGGTTTATTTAACAGAGCAATCGTAGACAAAAGCTTTTTAACAGGATTTGTTATACTAATAAGCTTGGTAGCAGGATCAATGTTTCTAGTATGGCTAGGAGAAATGATTACTGAAAGAGGTATCGGTAACGGAATTTCAATCTTGATTTTCTTAGGTATCATTTCAAATATGCCAAGACAAATCGGTACAATGATTTATCAATCTAGACAAGGAATGCTATCTTGGTGGAAAATATTACTTTTTGTACTAATAGCGATTATAATATTAGTAGTAGTGGTATTAATTAACCAAGGTGAAAGAAGAATTCCTGTACAATACGCTAAAAGAGTAGTAGGAAGAAAAATGTATGGTGGTCAATCAACTCATATTCCAATTAAAGTTAATATGGGTGGTGTAATGCCAGTAATCTTTGCATCAGCAATCTTACAATTACCACAAACAATAGCATTATTATTCGGCAAAGACATGCCAGGATGGTTAGCCCACATATTCACAGTACAAACAACATCAGGGTTAGTTATCTTCTCAATAGTAAACATGTTATTGATCATAATATTCGCATTCTTCTACTCAGCAATTCAGTTCAACACTGTTGAATACGCTAAGAACTTGCAACAATATGGCGGATTCATTATGGGAATTAGACCTGGTAAACCAACAGGCATGTATCTAAAGAAAATTTCTGATAGAGTAACATTTATAGGCGCAATCATATTAGCGTTAGTAGCATCAGCACCAATGCTAATATCAAAAGCTATAGGAATACAAATCCTATTCGGTGGTACATCAATCATCATCGTAGTAGGTGTAGTATTAGATACTGTAAAACAAATGGAAAGTATGCTAACTATGAAACACTATAAAGGATTTTTGAAGTAA
- a CDS encoding adenylate kinase, which yields MRLILLGPPGAGKGTQAKRVIEEFDIPHISTGDIFRKNIKEKTELGQKVEGLLAEGKLVPDELTIEMVWDRLDQEDCKNGFLLDGFPRTIPQAEALDEGLAKRGLKLDRVLNIDVDKDSLVKRLSGRRVCPNCGASYHIDNNPTKVEGICDVCQTPVIQREDDKEQTVLDRIKVYDSQTKPLVDFYNKQDLVFTVDGTLPIDEITNKLVTELKKG from the coding sequence ATGAGATTAATATTATTAGGACCTCCGGGAGCAGGTAAAGGAACTCAAGCTAAAAGAGTTATTGAAGAATTTGATATTCCTCACATTTCAACAGGTGATATTTTCAGAAAAAATATCAAAGAAAAGACAGAACTAGGTCAAAAAGTTGAAGGCTTACTTGCAGAAGGAAAACTTGTACCTGATGAATTAACAATAGAAATGGTTTGGGACAGATTAGATCAAGAAGATTGCAAAAACGGATTCTTACTTGACGGATTCCCAAGAACAATTCCTCAAGCCGAAGCCCTTGATGAAGGACTAGCTAAAAGAGGATTGAAACTAGACCGCGTATTAAACATAGACGTTGACAAAGATTCTCTTGTAAAAAGACTTTCAGGAAGACGTGTATGTCCAAACTGTGGTGCAAGCTATCACATTGATAACAACCCAACAAAAGTTGAAGGGATATGTGATGTATGCCAAACTCCAGTAATCCAAAGAGAAGACGACAAAGAACAAACTGTACTAGACAGAATCAAAGTATACGATTCACAAACTAAACCTTTAGTAGACTTCTACAACAAACAAGATTTAGTATTCACAGTTGACGGAACTCTTCCAATAGATGAAATCACTAATAAGTTAGTAACAGAATTAAAAAAAGGTTAG
- a CDS encoding KOW domain-containing RNA-binding protein produces the protein MSQYNKLETGQVVLSTCGRDMGKLQMVLEILDDSYVLVVDGKQRKIEKPKKKKIKHLQKYNKKLQLENLTDKKLRYMLNNLKKEDQDKDVQRSY, from the coding sequence ATGAGCCAATACAACAAACTTGAAACAGGACAAGTTGTTTTAAGTACTTGTGGTCGTGATATGGGCAAACTACAAATGGTTTTGGAAATTCTTGACGATTCTTATGTATTGGTAGTAGATGGAAAACAACGTAAAATCGAAAAACCAAAGAAAAAGAAGATCAAACATCTTCAAAAGTACAACAAAAAGTTGCAATTAGAGAATTTAACAGATAAGAAACTAAGATATATGTTAAACAATTTAAAAAAGGAGGATCAAGACAAGGATGTCCAAAGAAGTTATTGA
- the infA gene encoding translation initiation factor IF-1, with translation MSKEVIELEGTVVDALPNTVFKVELQNGHVITAHISGKLRMNYIRILPGDKVTVELSPYDLDRGRITWRKK, from the coding sequence ATGTCCAAAGAAGTTATTGAATTAGAAGGAACAGTAGTAGATGCTCTTCCTAATACGGTATTTAAGGTAGAACTTCAAAATGGCCATGTAATAACAGCTCATATTTCAGGCAAATTAAGAATGAATTATATAAGAATTCTTCCAGGAGACAAGGTAACGGTTGAATTATCACCATACGATTTGGATCGTGGAAGAATAACATGGAGAAAGAAATAA
- the rpmJ gene encoding 50S ribosomal protein L36: MKVRPSVKKMCEKCKIIKRKGRVMVICDNPKHKQRQG; encoded by the coding sequence ATGAAAGTAAGACCATCAGTTAAAAAAATGTGCGAAAAGTGCAAGATTATAAAAAGAAAAGGTCGTGTTATGGTTATTTGCGATAACCCTAAACACAAACAAAGACAAGGTTAG
- the rpsM gene encoding 30S ribosomal protein S13, which produces MARIQGVDLPNDKRVEIGLTAIYGIGRQSSNKILAKLGINPDTRVKDLTESELSDIRTELDNYLTEGDLRRDVAMNIKRLKEINCYRGSRHKKGLPVRGQHTKNNARTRKGPRKQA; this is translated from the coding sequence ATGGCAAGAATTCAAGGTGTCGACTTACCAAATGACAAACGTGTAGAAATTGGACTAACTGCAATTTATGGAATAGGTAGACAATCATCAAATAAAATCTTAGCTAAATTAGGAATCAATCCTGACACAAGAGTAAAAGATTTAACAGAATCTGAATTATCTGATATCAGAACTGAATTAGATAACTATCTTACTGAAGGGGATTTACGTCGTGATGTAGCAATGAACATCAAAAGATTAAAAGAAATCAACTGCTACAGAGGATCAAGACACAAAAAAGGCCTTCCAGTAAGAGGACAACATACAAAGAACAACGCAAGAACTCGTAAGGGTCCTAGAAAACAAGCATAG
- the rpsK gene encoding 30S ribosomal protein S11, with translation MALKTKGAKRNVRGKKRVKKNIEKGQAHISSTFNNTMVCLTDLNGNVLSWASAGQLGFRGSRKSTPYAAQQAAEEAAKKAMEHGLKTVEVYVKGPGSGRESAIRSLQASGLEVSSIKDVTPIPHNGCRPPKKRRV, from the coding sequence TTGGCACTAAAAACTAAAGGCGCAAAACGTAACGTTCGCGGTAAAAAAAGAGTAAAAAAGAATATTGAAAAAGGTCAAGCACACATTTCTTCTACATTCAACAACACTATGGTATGTTTAACTGACCTTAACGGTAACGTATTAAGCTGGGCTTCTGCTGGACAATTAGGATTCAGAGGATCTAGAAAATCAACTCCATACGCTGCACAACAAGCTGCTGAAGAAGCTGCTAAGAAAGCTATGGAACACGGATTAAAAACTGTTGAAGTTTATGTAAAAGGACCAGGTTCAGGAAGAGAATCTGCAATTAGAAGTTTGCAAGCTTCTGGACTTGAAGTTAGCTCTATTAAAGATGTAACTCCAATCCCTCACAACGGTTGTAGACCACCAAAGAAGAGAAGAGTATAA
- a CDS encoding DNA-directed RNA polymerase subunit alpha has translation MTEQLDTKIKIVELDEQNNYGKFVIMPLERGYGTTLGNSLRRVLLSSLPGAAISKINIQGVAHEMSTIKGVKEDVPEIILNLKGIAVKKYNEEPISLNVDIKGPCVLTAKDILVDTDLEVKNPDHYIATLNEDASLEMQITVINGKGYKISEFNKTDEDIIGDIAIDSLFSPVKKVNFTVDNARVGQVIDYDKLTIEVWTNGTIRPQDALSEGSNILINCLELFSELPNYECNTNSDDEDNQKDKETQMGINIEELDFSLRSFNCLKRANINTVGDIVSHTKADMMKIKNFGKKSLDEVEEKLQEMGLAFKEEIKDE, from the coding sequence ATGACTGAACAATTAGATACTAAAATAAAAATCGTTGAATTAGATGAACAAAATAATTACGGTAAATTTGTCATAATGCCACTGGAAAGGGGATATGGAACTACTCTAGGAAACTCTCTAAGAAGAGTTTTATTATCATCATTACCAGGAGCTGCTATATCAAAGATAAATATCCAAGGTGTAGCTCATGAAATGTCTACGATTAAAGGTGTCAAAGAAGACGTACCTGAAATAATTTTGAATTTAAAAGGTATCGCTGTAAAGAAATACAATGAAGAACCTATATCATTGAATGTAGACATAAAAGGTCCATGTGTTCTAACAGCTAAGGATATTTTAGTTGATACTGATTTGGAAGTTAAAAACCCAGATCACTACATTGCAACACTTAATGAAGACGCTTCATTAGAAATGCAAATCACAGTTATCAACGGAAAAGGCTACAAAATATCTGAATTTAACAAAACAGACGAAGATATTATAGGAGATATCGCTATTGACTCACTGTTTAGCCCTGTGAAAAAGGTTAATTTCACAGTAGATAATGCCAGAGTTGGCCAAGTAATTGATTACGATAAGCTTACGATAGAAGTGTGGACTAATGGAACAATTAGACCACAAGATGCCTTAAGTGAAGGAAGCAACATCCTAATCAATTGCCTGGAATTATTCAGTGAATTACCTAACTACGAGTGTAATACAAACAGTGACGACGAAGACAATCAAAAAGATAAAGAAACTCAAATGGGCATCAATATCGAAGAATTAGATTTCTCTTTAAGATCATTTAACTGTTTGAAAAGAGCAAATATCAATACTGTAGGAGATATCGTATCTCATACAAAAGCAGATATGATGAAAATAAAGAACTTTGGTAAAAAATCCTTAGACGAAGTTGAAGAAAAACTTCAAGAAATGGGCCTTGCATTTAAAGAAGAAATAAAAGACGAATAA
- the rplQ gene encoding 50S ribosomal protein L17: MANLRKLGRRTDHRTAMLRNLVQSLFENGKIETTVTRAKEARREAEKMITLGKKGDLSARREALKYIYKTDVVHTLFEEIAPIYADRQGGYTRILKLGPRRGDGSEMCILELVDYTKKESSEEKETVKADK, translated from the coding sequence TTGGCTAACTTAAGAAAATTAGGTAGAAGAACTGATCACAGAACAGCAATGTTAAGAAACCTAGTTCAATCATTGTTCGAAAATGGAAAAATCGAAACAACAGTTACTCGTGCAAAAGAAGCTAGAAGAGAAGCTGAAAAGATGATTACACTTGGTAAAAAAGGTGATTTGAGCGCTAGAAGAGAAGCTCTTAAATATATATACAAAACAGACGTTGTACACACATTGTTTGAAGAAATCGCACCAATTTATGCTGACAGACAAGGTGGATACACAAGAATCTTAAAATTAGGACCTCGTAGAGGAGACGGTTCTGAAATGTGTATACTTGAATTAGTAGATTACACTAAAAAAGAATCCTCAGAAGAAAAAGAAACAGTGAAAGCTGACAAATAG